A stretch of the Bacillus sp. FJAT-18017 genome encodes the following:
- a CDS encoding helix-turn-helix domain-containing protein, with translation MEVGPLIKYYRTQRGMTQKELADGICSIPHLSKIEHNSKEGNRETIALLLERLGIEVEDIEGKDGEIKQLLEDFDAAMNFQIRTEADFLFERLSGLGSLIHFSSYMYTYELYKYRYLLFKGYASDAESQNDLLRKQSNNFSREERNLFDYFISIHLMSKAKYHQADLILERLDGQFMGNLNIGEFLYHRAFAKSHMLEPGHAIHFGKKALQHFMEQHNFRRILHVLMLLGINYTHSKIYEEASSCFVHLIRNAELLNEQALLPMIYHNMGFLQKKMQKPNQAIHFFEKSLSMKKEKGIDYLVTLYTIAETKHSTGETEVAKAYFEDVLAQANELGSKKYKNLASFYLMLDSSEPKAYEYLQAKVIPLLEDGKEHKDDLAHFYKLLAEHYTQEGKFEQAVIYLNKIN, from the coding sequence ATGGAAGTTGGACCATTAATTAAGTACTACAGGACTCAAAGGGGGATGACGCAAAAGGAGCTTGCTGATGGAATATGCTCCATTCCTCATCTTAGTAAGATTGAGCACAACTCCAAGGAAGGGAATAGGGAAACCATTGCACTCCTGCTTGAAAGGCTGGGAATAGAGGTCGAGGATATTGAAGGAAAAGATGGGGAGATCAAGCAGCTGCTAGAAGATTTTGATGCAGCGATGAATTTCCAAATTCGGACCGAAGCCGACTTTCTATTTGAAAGACTATCAGGTTTAGGCAGTCTCATTCATTTCTCATCGTATATGTATACATATGAACTCTATAAATATAGATATCTTTTGTTTAAGGGGTATGCAAGCGATGCAGAAAGCCAGAATGATTTGCTTAGGAAGCAGTCGAACAATTTTTCCCGGGAGGAGAGAAACCTATTTGATTATTTTATCAGCATTCATTTAATGTCCAAGGCAAAATACCATCAAGCCGATCTTATCCTAGAAAGACTGGACGGCCAATTTATGGGAAATTTGAATATCGGTGAGTTCCTTTATCACCGGGCATTTGCCAAGAGCCACATGCTGGAGCCAGGCCATGCCATTCATTTTGGTAAAAAAGCCCTTCAGCATTTTATGGAGCAGCATAATTTTAGGCGAATCCTTCATGTGCTAATGCTGCTTGGCATCAACTACACCCATTCCAAAATTTATGAAGAAGCGTCGTCATGCTTCGTGCATTTAATCCGCAATGCTGAGCTTCTGAACGAGCAGGCGCTGCTGCCAATGATTTATCACAATATGGGTTTCCTGCAAAAAAAAATGCAAAAACCAAATCAAGCCATCCACTTTTTTGAAAAAAGCCTGTCCATGAAAAAGGAAAAAGGGATAGATTATCTTGTCACTCTGTATACCATTGCTGAGACGAAGCATTCTACAGGAGAAACCGAAGTAGCAAAGGCCTATTTCGAGGATGTCCTCGCCCAGGCTAACGAGCTGGGCAGTAAGAAATACAAGAATCTTGCGTCTTTCTACCTGATGCTGGATTCCTCCGAACCAAAAGCATACGAGTATTTACAGGCAAAAGTTATTCCTTTGTTGGAAGATGGGAAAGAGCATAAAGATGATCTTGCCCATTTCTATAAATTGCTTGCCGAACATTACACCCAGGAGGGAAAGTTCGAACAGGCAGTCATTTATTTAAATAAAATTAATTGA
- a CDS encoding FtsW/RodA/SpoVE family cell cycle protein, with protein MDKSQRSYFDVTLVFIIFLFMIISCISIYSAQKYSPYDVNFALRQVVWFFVAIGFSSFVYLFDFEQIKRISPYIYGFGVLLLLVLFLAPESIAPETKGAKAWFEIPGFGSLQPSEFMKVFLIIFLARVIVNHNEVHLNRTLQTDFLLLCKIGLTAAFPLGFILLQPDAGTAMAMTAIVIGMTFISGINWRIIATLGLIAAAVLGGLVYMYITNPDWFLNFMDQYQLNRIHSWLEPFEDRGNTSYQLANSILAIGSGTMYGKGFNLAQVNVPEAHSDFIFTIIGEEFGFFGASIVISLYFMLIYRIIVIALQNKGYYESLIATGVISVLTFHIFENIGMVIGLVPITGIPLPLLSYGGSSLLGTMLSLALVLNISAKTRKYMFGENSD; from the coding sequence ATGGATAAATCACAACGAAGTTACTTTGATGTCACTTTAGTGTTCATCATATTCCTATTTATGATTATAAGCTGTATTTCTATATACAGCGCACAAAAGTATTCACCTTATGATGTCAACTTTGCACTAAGGCAGGTTGTCTGGTTTTTTGTAGCAATAGGCTTTTCATCCTTTGTCTACCTGTTTGATTTTGAACAGATTAAGAGGATTTCACCTTATATTTACGGGTTTGGCGTTTTGCTCTTGCTCGTGCTGTTTCTTGCTCCGGAATCGATTGCTCCAGAGACGAAGGGCGCAAAAGCATGGTTTGAGATTCCTGGCTTTGGATCACTGCAACCTTCCGAATTTATGAAGGTATTTCTGATCATTTTCCTGGCCAGGGTTATTGTGAACCATAATGAAGTCCACTTAAATAGGACATTGCAAACCGACTTTCTTCTGCTTTGTAAAATTGGCCTGACTGCCGCCTTTCCGCTCGGTTTTATCCTTTTGCAGCCCGATGCGGGAACTGCCATGGCAATGACTGCAATTGTTATAGGGATGACCTTTATCTCGGGGATTAACTGGAGAATTATCGCGACACTTGGGTTGATTGCTGCCGCTGTACTCGGCGGGCTGGTGTATATGTATATAACAAACCCGGATTGGTTCCTTAATTTCATGGACCAGTATCAGCTCAACAGGATTCATTCCTGGCTGGAACCATTTGAGGACCGCGGAAACACGTCATACCAGCTGGCAAATTCGATTCTGGCTATCGGCTCCGGGACAATGTACGGCAAAGGCTTTAACCTGGCCCAGGTAAATGTTCCAGAAGCTCATTCCGATTTTATCTTTACGATTATCGGAGAAGAATTTGGTTTCTTCGGTGCAAGCATTGTCATATCCTTGTATTTTATGCTGATTTATCGAATTATCGTAATCGCCCTCCAGAACAAGGGTTATTATGAAAGTCTTATTGCAACTGGCGTCATTTCAGTGCTCACTTTTCATATTTTTGAAAATATCGGAATGGTTATCGGGCTTGTACCAATTACAGGTATCCCTCTGCCGCTATTGAGCTACGGCGGAAGTTCACTGCTCGGAACCATGCTTTCACTGGCGCTTGTCCTAAACATTTCCGCTAAAACGAGGAAATACATGTTTGGGGAAAATAGTGATTGA
- a CDS encoding cold-shock protein, which translates to MENGKVKWFNAEKGFGFIEREGGDDVFVHFSAIQGEGFKTLEEGQEVTFDVEQGARGPQAANVRKN; encoded by the coding sequence ATGGAAAACGGTAAAGTTAAATGGTTTAATGCAGAAAAGGGCTTCGGTTTCATCGAACGCGAAGGCGGAGACGATGTATTCGTTCACTTCTCAGCTATCCAAGGCGAAGGCTTCAAAACTCTTGAAGAAGGCCAAGAAGTAACTTTTGACGTTGAGCAAGGCGCTCGCGGACCTCAAGCAGCAAACGTTCGCAAAAACTAA
- a CDS encoding trans-sulfuration enzyme family protein, which produces MDEQWTRDLEICLELGDRRKEFGGAVVPPTFGGTLFVYDTTDKLSEAVLNEQGNYVYTRGTNPTVETAELKMAALERGEKCRCFSSGMAAISAALLNSVKSGDHILCVSNLYFSTMDLIKYLAKFGISYSVCYETDADSIEANIQPNTSVIFMESPSYMTFRIADLIGITSLARARGIRTIIDNTWATPLFQKPLLYGVDIVVHSLSKYLGGHSDLIGGAVIASKSIIDTLFQKEFLLLGSTFSPYEATLLLRGLRSFPYRMLEHQKNAMKVAAYLEQHPKVQTVHYPGLSTHPEHKRGKNYFTGYSGLMGFEVEGGYQGVKRILDNFKYVKIGVSWGSSESLALSPNTGQNEQQLVNERISPGTIRLAVGLGSCERIIEDLEQALVNNF; this is translated from the coding sequence ATGGATGAGCAGTGGACCCGCGATCTGGAAATCTGTCTAGAGCTAGGGGATAGACGCAAGGAATTTGGCGGGGCTGTTGTGCCCCCCACTTTTGGAGGCACATTATTTGTTTATGATACTACGGATAAACTATCAGAAGCCGTTCTGAATGAGCAGGGGAACTATGTGTATACAAGAGGTACGAACCCTACTGTTGAAACTGCCGAACTTAAGATGGCAGCTCTCGAAAGGGGAGAAAAGTGTCGCTGTTTTTCTTCCGGGATGGCCGCCATTAGTGCCGCACTGCTGAATTCTGTTAAAAGCGGTGACCATATCCTTTGTGTAAGTAATTTGTATTTCTCGACAATGGATCTAATAAAATATTTGGCTAAATTCGGGATAAGTTACTCGGTCTGTTATGAAACCGACGCAGATTCAATAGAAGCCAATATCCAGCCCAATACATCGGTTATATTTATGGAGAGTCCGTCCTATATGACGTTCCGGATTGCGGACCTGATTGGCATTACCTCACTGGCAAGGGCTCGTGGTATTCGGACCATCATTGATAATACGTGGGCCACTCCGCTTTTTCAGAAACCTCTTTTATACGGTGTTGATATCGTTGTCCACTCGCTCTCTAAATATCTCGGTGGTCACAGCGACCTGATAGGCGGTGCTGTTATTGCAAGCAAAAGCATTATCGATACTCTATTTCAAAAAGAATTTCTCCTGCTTGGAAGTACATTTTCGCCGTATGAAGCAACTCTGCTGCTAAGGGGATTACGGTCTTTTCCATACAGGATGCTTGAACATCAAAAAAATGCTATGAAAGTAGCAGCCTATCTAGAACAGCATCCAAAAGTTCAGACTGTCCATTATCCGGGGCTATCTACCCATCCAGAACATAAACGCGGAAAAAATTATTTTACCGGGTATAGCGGACTGATGGGCTTTGAGGTGGAGGGAGGCTATCAAGGGGTAAAACGGATCCTGGACAATTTTAAGTATGTTAAAATCGGTGTATCCTGGGGATCATCTGAAAGCCTGGCTCTCTCTCCCAATACCGGGCAAAATGAGCAGCAGCTAGTGAATGAACGAATTAGCCCAGGTACAATTCGTTTGGCGGTTGGCCTTGGTAGCTGTGAGCGAATTATTGAAGATCTTGAACAGGCGTTGGTTAATAATTTTTAA
- a CDS encoding spore coat protein, whose protein sequence is MNDEERRTLAWHETLEMHELVAFQSIGVMKMKIGIKKITDAELREIYRRTIRDLEENLTELLQYYPSAPGYGGRDEDDLREDTTFYAGDLLAMSKTLVRNYGIAITEVATPQLRRTFQNHMIKAVKGHERIYTYMYSRGLYPSYDLGRLLQNDVTLARKAISMQ, encoded by the coding sequence ATGAATGATGAAGAACGCAGGACACTTGCCTGGCATGAAACACTTGAGATGCACGAACTTGTAGCCTTCCAGTCCATTGGAGTTATGAAAATGAAAATAGGCATAAAAAAGATCACAGATGCAGAGCTGCGCGAGATTTATCGCCGAACTATCCGTGACCTTGAAGAAAACCTGACTGAGCTGCTCCAGTATTATCCATCCGCTCCGGGCTATGGCGGCCGGGATGAGGATGATTTGAGAGAGGATACAACTTTTTATGCAGGCGACCTCCTCGCAATGTCCAAAACACTAGTCAGGAATTATGGAATTGCCATTACCGAAGTTGCAACTCCCCAGCTGAGGCGCACATTCCAAAACCATATGATAAAAGCGGTCAAAGGCCATGAGCGGATTTATACCTATATGTACTCAAGAGGGTTGTACCCTTCCTATGATCTCGGGCGGCTGCTGCAAAACGATGTGACTCTGGCAAGGAAAGCAATCAGCATGCAATAG
- a CDS encoding spore coat protein, which produces MHCPRPTQVLPAIVHPTKCCYTHSYNNVLQPHVHPTHTTHVNHTNIQNAHFFPQSQSFQNVTSMSDIGPQPGLPPGPSVAGAYAPGPGMAPGMTPGMMPGMMPGMMGPGTGVAGAYQPGPAMGPGTGVAGAYSGKHMGKGCGCR; this is translated from the coding sequence ATGCATTGTCCAAGACCAACGCAGGTATTGCCTGCAATCGTCCATCCTACAAAGTGCTGCTATACTCATTCTTACAATAACGTTCTGCAGCCGCATGTGCATCCAACTCATACGACACATGTAAACCATACAAATATCCAGAATGCACATTTCTTCCCGCAGTCACAGTCCTTCCAGAACGTGACATCAATGTCAGACATCGGCCCTCAGCCTGGCCTTCCGCCTGGTCCATCCGTTGCTGGTGCTTATGCGCCCGGCCCTGGAATGGCCCCCGGAATGACTCCTGGTATGATGCCTGGTATGATGCCTGGCATGATGGGACCTGGTACTGGCGTCGCCGGTGCTTATCAGCCTGGACCAGCAATGGGACCAGGAACAGGTGTAGCCGGCGCGTATTCCGGCAAGCATATGGGCAAAGGCTGCGGCTGCCGTTAA
- a CDS encoding excisionase family DNA-binding protein: MYLTIKETAEYLSMPEEQVKSLVSLKKIRAVFDGDQYLINRDQFKNHWDHLEQVKQLIEEWRSEPIPEDPDIKDED; the protein is encoded by the coding sequence ATGTACTTAACGATAAAAGAAACTGCCGAGTATTTGTCCATGCCAGAAGAACAGGTAAAATCGCTTGTCAGTCTAAAGAAAATCCGCGCAGTCTTTGATGGTGACCAATATCTTATTAATCGCGACCAATTTAAAAATCATTGGGACCACCTTGAACAAGTGAAACAGCTAATAGAGGAATGGCGGAGTGAGCCAATCCCAGAAGATCCAGACATCAAAGATGAAGATTAA
- a CDS encoding MFS transporter, producing the protein MGQENQQTDHTSSAKIWTRDFILICFANFFVFLGFQMTLPTIPLFVEHLGGNDQMIGFVVGAFTFSALILRPFAGQFLETKGRRFVFLTGLVIFVFSVGSFGFATGFVFLFLIRFIQGAGWGFSTTASGTIATDLIPPARRGEGMGYYGLSGNLALAAGPSLGLILAGFIPFKTLFLICSGLGLAALLLASTIRYKRVEKNARTTALKWDFYEKSAMQPAILMFFITVTFGGIAAFLPLYTAQKNIGGIELYFLIYALALMLTRAFAGQIYDKKGHRAVIIPGTFLILLAMVLLAWLPNQISLFAAAILYGLGFGTIQPGLQAWAMEKAPKNRRGMANATFFSFFDLGIGVGSLLFGQIAHNFGYSSIYWTSAGSVLCCMLFYFFLLSKEAGKGHAV; encoded by the coding sequence ATCGGGCAGGAAAACCAACAAACCGATCATACGAGTTCAGCTAAAATCTGGACAAGGGATTTTATTTTAATCTGTTTTGCAAACTTCTTTGTTTTTCTCGGCTTTCAAATGACGCTTCCAACGATTCCGCTATTTGTCGAGCATCTCGGCGGGAACGACCAGATGATTGGCTTTGTTGTTGGTGCGTTCACCTTTTCCGCACTTATCCTTCGCCCTTTCGCAGGCCAATTTCTTGAAACAAAGGGAAGGCGGTTCGTCTTTTTAACCGGGCTTGTGATCTTTGTTTTTTCTGTTGGTTCATTTGGCTTTGCGACAGGATTTGTATTCCTGTTTCTGATCCGTTTCATTCAGGGAGCGGGATGGGGCTTTTCAACAACCGCATCCGGGACGATTGCGACCGACCTGATACCGCCCGCCCGCAGAGGTGAAGGAATGGGCTATTACGGGTTATCGGGGAATTTAGCATTGGCGGCAGGTCCATCCCTTGGGCTTATCCTGGCTGGGTTTATTCCGTTTAAAACTTTATTCCTAATTTGTTCGGGTTTGGGACTGGCCGCGTTGCTGCTCGCTTCAACGATCCGCTACAAACGTGTCGAGAAAAATGCCAGAACGACCGCCCTTAAGTGGGACTTTTATGAAAAAAGCGCCATGCAGCCAGCAATCCTGATGTTTTTCATTACCGTGACGTTTGGAGGAATCGCAGCTTTCTTACCGTTGTATACAGCACAGAAGAATATCGGCGGGATTGAATTGTATTTTTTGATTTATGCGCTCGCACTAATGCTGACTCGGGCGTTCGCAGGCCAAATCTATGATAAGAAAGGGCATAGGGCTGTAATTATTCCCGGAACCTTCTTAATCCTTTTAGCCATGGTTCTGCTCGCCTGGCTTCCGAACCAAATTTCTCTTTTTGCGGCTGCCATCCTCTATGGCCTGGGCTTCGGCACCATTCAGCCAGGCTTACAGGCATGGGCAATGGAAAAAGCTCCGAAAAACCGACGGGGAATGGCGAATGCGACGTTCTTCTCGTTCTTTGACCTTGGAATTGGCGTTGGTTCGCTTCTATTCGGACAAATCGCCCATAACTTTGGCTACTCAAGCATTTATTGGACTTCTGCAGGCTCGGTACTTTGTTGCATGCTTTTTTATTTTTTCTTATTGTCTAAAGAGGCTGGGAAGGGTCATGCAGTTTAA
- a CDS encoding AbrB family transcriptional regulator → MKRHFRTLKTILFTLILALLGGILFSSAGLPVPWLLGPMAATLTGSMLGLHLYWPSRLRDTALIIVGYSLGLSFTGEAVGQISSHLLSIMLMTILLVGYCSLMAVIVSKLSGVDYQTVLLGSIPGGLSQMITLSEEIKETDSSVVTIFQVTRLLLIIFIVPFIAVKSAPSFNGGPNISESFAAEMFPWIFVFAPLAILFAILGKKVKLPTAFLTGPLLITAALTATGIEGPVLPGFMLDLSQFLIGAHLGLMFKKESFAAQGARLAWALVSGVLLLAGATALAFLLKAAYRMDFITSYLSMAPGGMDQMSIIGHEAGADLSIIAGYQLFRLFFIFFALPYLIKGLFSLLGKKKT, encoded by the coding sequence ATGAAACGACACTTCCGAACTTTAAAAACTATCTTATTTACATTGATTCTCGCTTTGCTTGGTGGGATTCTTTTTAGTAGCGCTGGCCTGCCTGTACCGTGGCTTCTTGGCCCTATGGCTGCCACGCTTACAGGCTCCATGCTTGGACTCCACCTCTACTGGCCATCCAGGCTTAGGGACACAGCGCTGATTATCGTTGGCTACTCGCTAGGCCTTTCGTTTACAGGTGAAGCTGTGGGACAGATTTCAAGCCATCTACTCTCGATCATGTTGATGACCATATTGTTGGTAGGCTATTGTTCTTTGATGGCTGTCATTGTATCGAAACTCTCCGGCGTTGATTATCAGACGGTACTGCTAGGAAGCATCCCAGGGGGGCTCTCCCAGATGATTACACTGTCGGAGGAAATCAAGGAAACCGACAGCTCGGTCGTTACGATTTTCCAAGTGACCCGGCTTCTGTTAATTATTTTCATTGTTCCGTTCATTGCCGTAAAATCAGCTCCAAGTTTCAATGGAGGGCCAAACATATCCGAAAGTTTTGCAGCCGAAATGTTTCCATGGATTTTCGTATTCGCGCCACTTGCTATTTTATTTGCTATTCTTGGTAAAAAAGTAAAGCTGCCTACTGCATTCTTGACTGGTCCTCTTTTGATTACAGCTGCACTTACAGCAACAGGGATTGAAGGCCCAGTTTTACCTGGTTTTATGCTTGATTTGTCTCAATTTTTAATTGGTGCCCATCTTGGGCTCATGTTTAAAAAAGAAAGTTTTGCGGCTCAGGGGGCACGATTAGCATGGGCTTTGGTCTCGGGGGTATTGCTGCTTGCTGGGGCAACAGCACTGGCGTTTCTGTTAAAGGCAGCCTATCGTATGGACTTCATCACTAGCTACCTTAGTATGGCTCCAGGCGGAATGGATCAAATGAGCATCATCGGCCATGAAGCTGGCGCCGATTTATCAATCATTGCGGGCTACCAGTTATTCCGGCTTTTCTTTATCTTCTTTGCATTGCCATATTTGATAAAAGGATTATTCTCCCTTTTAGGCAAAAAAAAAACCTAA
- a CDS encoding DUF4430 domain-containing protein: protein MAVKQYPKFLVVLMMVFSLFAGGLPQHANAAASPVTVKVLGENGAVLASGEAVLEEGETAYDALIETVGADQVEVIEYSFGKMINSIKGLEAKDKFYWGFYINGISSWTGADSYKPLSGDVLTFLYDNGASAETVNLEIIGNDKSTTKSYEYISFIDQPNAFQLLMVMAGAENVTYDQYSFGKMISSIFGLKSDDTSFWGLYVNDEMQMVGAEDYQLQDGKTIQFKYETFTPPVEEPGGSEPVEENPAPGAENPAPAIESYPAANLSKDVNNTFSYIESNNQIGEWEAIALKQAGKPIPSGYLDGVAKRVSEREGKFRTITEYERYTLGILAAGGDPTNFAGYNLVEGIYNGDFSKQGLNGAAYALIALDSANFDIPDNAKWNQEKLVTYLLENQGKEGGWGFDKEAGSDPDTTSMVLTALAPYKNDDQVKTAIDNGLHFLKGLFGASKVDNSPAAAQAVIALSALGIDANSETITAEGKTLLGYLASFQTNDGGFAWKSGDKSDVVSTTQGLQGLVAYQLYKDGKGSLYTLQLSETPVEPNLPEDEEQESVAPATPETPSTPSTPSTSVTPDSEASMTDSPENGKVTESQGHRLPDTATDSYSLLALGAILLFAGSTLYLVRRRKQA from the coding sequence ATGGCAGTAAAGCAGTATCCAAAGTTTTTAGTTGTACTAATGATGGTATTTTCACTTTTTGCTGGGGGGTTGCCTCAACATGCAAACGCAGCAGCTTCACCTGTTACCGTCAAGGTTCTTGGTGAAAATGGTGCGGTTTTAGCTTCTGGCGAGGCAGTATTGGAGGAAGGTGAAACGGCCTATGATGCCCTTATAGAAACAGTTGGCGCGGACCAGGTGGAAGTCATAGAGTATTCTTTTGGCAAAATGATCAATTCCATAAAAGGACTCGAGGCAAAAGATAAATTTTACTGGGGCTTTTACATAAATGGAATTTCATCCTGGACAGGAGCGGATTCGTACAAGCCTCTTTCTGGTGACGTGCTGACTTTCCTTTATGATAACGGCGCTTCGGCTGAAACAGTCAACCTTGAAATTATCGGGAACGACAAATCGACAACAAAATCATATGAGTATATTTCATTTATAGATCAGCCTAATGCCTTCCAACTGCTCATGGTTATGGCAGGAGCTGAGAATGTCACGTATGATCAATACAGTTTTGGGAAAATGATCTCTTCTATCTTTGGTCTGAAATCAGACGATACTAGCTTTTGGGGTTTATATGTAAATGACGAAATGCAGATGGTCGGCGCGGAGGACTATCAACTCCAGGACGGGAAAACCATCCAGTTTAAATATGAAACATTTACACCTCCTGTCGAGGAACCGGGTGGCAGCGAGCCTGTAGAGGAAAATCCAGCTCCCGGTGCGGAAAATCCAGCGCCCGCTATAGAGTCATATCCTGCAGCAAATCTTTCAAAAGATGTAAACAATACTTTTTCCTATATCGAATCAAACAACCAGATCGGTGAGTGGGAAGCAATTGCTTTGAAGCAGGCCGGTAAGCCGATTCCTTCCGGATACCTCGATGGTGTTGCAAAGCGTGTCAGTGAAAGAGAAGGCAAGTTCCGCACGATTACCGAATATGAACGGTATACACTTGGCATTCTGGCAGCGGGCGGAGATCCAACCAACTTTGCCGGCTACAACCTAGTAGAAGGAATCTACAATGGAGATTTTTCCAAACAGGGACTGAACGGGGCAGCCTATGCCTTGATTGCACTCGATAGCGCAAACTTTGATATTCCAGATAATGCGAAATGGAATCAGGAGAAACTTGTAACCTATCTTCTTGAGAATCAGGGCAAGGAAGGCGGCTGGGGCTTTGATAAGGAAGCTGGCAGCGATCCTGATACAACATCAATGGTACTAACAGCACTTGCTCCATATAAAAATGACGACCAAGTCAAGACAGCGATTGACAATGGATTACATTTTCTCAAAGGTCTATTCGGGGCATCCAAGGTGGACAACAGCCCGGCTGCTGCACAGGCTGTAATCGCCCTTTCAGCGCTGGGAATTGACGCAAATAGCGAGACCATAACTGCCGAAGGAAAAACTCTTTTAGGTTATCTTGCATCCTTCCAAACAAATGACGGCGGTTTTGCCTGGAAATCAGGCGATAAGTCTGATGTGGTATCTACAACACAGGGACTTCAAGGCTTGGTTGCTTACCAGCTTTACAAGGACGGAAAAGGATCATTATATACTCTGCAATTATCCGAGACGCCAGTAGAGCCGAACCTGCCTGAAGACGAAGAACAGGAATCTGTTGCGCCAGCAACTCCAGAAACGCCATCAACACCATCAACACCATCAACCTCAGTAACGCCGGATTCTGAAGCTTCGATGACAGATTCTCCGGAAAACGGAAAAGTTACTGAAAGCCAAGGTCACAGGCTGCCGGACACTGCCACCGATAGTTATTCTCTGTTAGCACTTGGTGCAATCCTGCTTTTTGCTGGGAGCACCCTGTATTTAGTCAGAAGGCGCAAACAAGCTTAA
- a CDS encoding DUF4430 domain-containing protein has translation MGNKINKRWLLIFSLLAALTLAGCGTAAESSEQQSGNEKADIALKEDTASKKSSTQDDEPAKKSADTEQASDTPVSNSNAEEKSISKETTTSPEKSAKPSNGTSDSSSDSGNKASTESQPKTKATTETASASKGTGTASSKESSQPASKPAPKQTAPTKTKPVTVPVETATISIKGPDDVGMIMGAKKVEIKEGDRIIDILLRTAKEEDIFVDYSGSGATAYVAGIDNVYEFDYGQRSGWICKKNGVTLEKGAGSTKVSNGDRIEWIYTEDFLKKE, from the coding sequence ATGGGAAACAAAATAAACAAGAGATGGCTGCTAATTTTTTCATTGCTTGCAGCCCTTACACTAGCCGGGTGTGGAACGGCCGCTGAATCATCAGAGCAGCAATCTGGCAATGAAAAAGCAGATATTGCCCTTAAGGAAGATACCGCGAGCAAGAAGTCAAGTACACAAGATGATGAGCCTGCGAAAAAATCTGCAGATACCGAACAGGCTTCCGACACGCCTGTTTCAAACAGCAATGCTGAAGAAAAATCAATTTCTAAGGAAACAACAACGTCACCAGAAAAATCGGCCAAGCCTTCTAATGGAACGAGTGATTCCTCCTCTGATTCCGGAAATAAGGCCAGCACCGAATCTCAACCAAAAACGAAAGCCACTACAGAGACAGCATCCGCTTCGAAAGGAACCGGTACTGCAAGCTCTAAGGAGAGCTCTCAACCAGCCTCCAAACCTGCACCAAAGCAAACCGCTCCAACCAAGACAAAACCCGTGACGGTTCCTGTTGAAACCGCGACAATTTCAATCAAAGGCCCTGATGATGTCGGCATGATTATGGGTGCTAAAAAGGTTGAGATTAAAGAGGGTGACAGGATTATTGATATCCTGCTCCGTACAGCTAAGGAAGAAGATATCTTTGTTGATTATTCTGGCAGTGGGGCAACCGCATACGTTGCTGGAATCGACAATGTTTACGAGTTTGATTACGGCCAAAGAAGCGGATGGATTTGCAAAAAGAACGGAGTAACCCTTGAAAAAGGAGCCGGCTCAACTAAGGTTTCTAATGGTGACAGGATTGAGTGGATTTATACTGAAGACTTCCTGAAAAAAGAATGA